A region of Clostridium acetobutylicum ATCC 824 DNA encodes the following proteins:
- a CDS encoding replication-associated recombination protein A — MKPLADRIRPENFNEVFGQKHIIGEGKILDRILKSSLVPNMIFYGPPGTGKTTVANIIAKKTNKAFYKLNATTASVKDVREITDSTNTLMGRNGVLLYLDEIQNFNKKQQQSLLEFMENGSITLIASTTENPYFYVYNAILSRSTIFEFKPLESDELMKAVNRAVELIKDELKTTEIIITEDAKKYAVGVSSGDVRKTLNSIEIAVYSTKPNEEGNIFIDLETMKECTQKNVLNFDKDGDNHYDILSAFQKSIRGSDADAAVLYLAMLIKGGDLKSICRRLLVIAAEDIGLAYPQAISIVKACTDSALELGFPEARIPLAEAVILLATSPKSNSAITAVDSALRDLDTINVGSIPDYLRDGHYEGAKKLGRMQDYKYPHSYENNYVKQKYLPSNLENRRYYEYGKNKIEEKCREYWERIKY; from the coding sequence TTGAAACCACTAGCAGATAGAATAAGGCCAGAAAATTTTAATGAGGTTTTTGGTCAGAAGCACATAATTGGTGAAGGAAAGATATTAGATAGAATTTTAAAAAGCAGTTTGGTGCCAAACATGATATTTTACGGACCACCTGGTACAGGTAAAACAACAGTAGCCAATATAATAGCTAAAAAGACAAATAAGGCTTTTTATAAATTAAATGCTACCACAGCGTCAGTAAAGGATGTTAGAGAGATTACAGACAGCACAAATACGCTTATGGGGAGAAATGGTGTGCTTTTATATTTAGACGAGATACAAAACTTCAATAAAAAGCAGCAGCAGTCCCTTTTAGAGTTTATGGAAAACGGTAGTATTACTCTAATTGCAAGCACAACTGAAAATCCATATTTTTATGTGTATAATGCAATCTTAAGTCGTTCTACAATATTTGAGTTTAAACCTTTAGAGAGCGATGAATTAATGAAAGCAGTTAATAGAGCAGTGGAGTTAATAAAAGATGAACTTAAAACTACAGAAATAATAATCACAGAAGATGCTAAAAAGTACGCTGTAGGGGTTAGTTCGGGAGACGTTAGAAAAACCTTGAATTCTATTGAAATAGCAGTTTATTCTACAAAACCAAATGAAGAGGGAAATATATTTATAGACTTAGAAACCATGAAGGAATGCACTCAAAAAAATGTATTGAATTTTGATAAAGATGGTGATAATCACTATGATATTTTAAGTGCATTTCAAAAATCTATAAGAGGAAGTGATGCTGATGCGGCAGTTCTTTATCTTGCTATGCTTATAAAAGGTGGAGACTTAAAATCAATATGCAGAAGGCTTCTTGTAATAGCAGCAGAGGACATAGGACTTGCATATCCACAAGCAATATCTATAGTGAAAGCTTGTACGGATTCTGCTTTAGAATTAGGATTTCCTGAAGCTAGAATTCCACTGGCAGAGGCAGTTATACTTCTTGCAACCTCTCCTAAATCAAATTCTGCAATTACGGCAGTTGATAGTGCTTTAAGGGATCTTGATACTATAAATGTTGGAAGTATCCCTGATTATTTAAGAGATGGGCATTACGAAGGTGCTAAAAAGCTTGGAAGAATGCAGGACTATAAGTATCCTCACAGCTATGAGAACAACTATGTGAAGCAAAAATATCTTCCTTCAAATTTAGAAAATAGAAGATACTACGAGTACGGAAAAAACAAAATAGAGGAGAAGTGCAGAGAATATTGGGAGAGGATAAAATACTAA